Genomic window (Streptomyces liliiviolaceus):
GTTGTGGGTGATCAGAACAACACCCAGGCCGGCGTCACGTGCGGCGGCCACATATTTGAGGACCACACCGGACTGTTTGACGCCCAGTGCCGCGGTGGGCTCGTCGAGGACGAGGACCTTCGCGCCGAAGTGGACGGCCCGGGCGATCGCCACGCACTGGCGCTCGCCGCCCGAGAGGGTGCCGATGGGCTGGTCGACGTCGCGCAGGTCGATGCCCATGCGCAGGAGTTCCGCGTGGGTCGTACGGCGCATGAAATCGACGTCCAGGCGCTTGAAGGGGCCGGATCCCCTGCGCGGCTCGGAGCCGAGGAAGAAGTTGCGCCAGACCGGCATCAGAGGGACGACCGCGAGGTCCTGGTAGACCGTGGCGATACCGCGGTCCAGGGCCTCCCGCGGGGACGCCGGACGGGCGTCCTCGCCCTCGATGCGGAAGGTGCCCGCGTCATGCTGGTGGAGCCCGGCGATGATCTTGATCAGGGTCGACTTGCCGGCGCCGTTGTCGCCGAGGACGCAGGTGATCTCCCCCGCGTGGACCTCCAGCGAGACGCCCTCCAGGGCGCGGATGTTGCCGTAGTACTTACTGACGTCGTCGAGCTCGACCAGGGGCGTGCGCCCGGCGGACGTCGTCGTGGCGGGCTGTGTCATGCCGTGGCCTCCGCGCGCTTGCGGACCCAGGCGTTCAGCAGGGTCGCGAGGAGCAGCATCGCTCCCAGGAAGAACTTGAACCAGTCGGGATTCCACTCGGCGAACACGATGCCCTTGTCGGTCATGCCGAAGATCAGCGCGCCGACCGCCGAGCCGATGGCGGAGCCGTACCCGCCGGTGATCAGGCAGCCGCCGATGACGGCCGCGATGATGTACGTCAGCTCCTTGCCGACGCCCTCTCCCGACTGCACGGCGTCGAACGAGAACAGCAGGTGCTGTCCGGCGATCCAGGCGGCGAAGGACACCCCCATGTAGAGGCCGATTTTGGTCGCGGCGACGGGCACGCCCACCGCGCGGGCCGCTTCCTTTCCGCCACCGACGGCGAAGATCCAGTTGCCGACGCGGGTGCGCAGCAGGATCCAGGAGGCGAGGGCCACCAGGCCGATCCACCACAGGATGGTGACCTTGAAGTCGACTCCGCCGACGGTCAGGACCGACGCGAAGAGGACCTTGGCGGAGGCGAAGCCCTCCATGTCGGCGATCGTCTTGGTCGAGACGGTGCCGCTGATCAGCTTGGTGAAGCCGAGGTTCATCCCGGTCAGCATGAGGAAGGTGCCGAGCGTGATGATGAAGCTGGGCAGCTCGGTGCGGGTGAGCATGAAGCCGTTGAAGAAGCCGATCGCGAGGGTGACCAGGAGCGAGACCCCGACGCCCACCCAGACGTTCGCGGTCATCTGGTAGCTGAACATCGACGAGATCAGCGCGGACGACGTCACCATGACGCCGGCGGACAGGTCGAACTCGCCGCCGATCATCAGCAGGGCGACGGGCACCGCCATGATGCCGATCGTGGAGGCCGCGTACAGCACGGTGGCCAGCCCCGCGGCCCGTACGAAACCGTCCGCGATCAGCGCGAAGAACAGGAAGACGGCGAGCGCGCCGACCACCGAGCCCAGCTCGGGCCGGCCGAGCAGCCTGCGCAGCGGCGAGGTCCGCAGCAGCCGGTCGTCCGCGGTGGAGCCCGTGGGGGGCGTGGGAGACACGGGAGGCGTGGGGATCGT
Coding sequences:
- a CDS encoding ATP-binding cassette domain-containing protein, giving the protein MTQPATTTSAGRTPLVELDDVSKYYGNIRALEGVSLEVHAGEITCVLGDNGAGKSTLIKIIAGLHQHDAGTFRIEGEDARPASPREALDRGIATVYQDLAVVPLMPVWRNFFLGSEPRRGSGPFKRLDVDFMRRTTHAELLRMGIDLRDVDQPIGTLSGGERQCVAIARAVHFGAKVLVLDEPTAALGVKQSGVVLKYVAAARDAGLGVVLITHNPHHAYLVGNRFVLLKRGTMVGNHTREEITLDELTRQMAGGTELDDLRHELEGSAP
- a CDS encoding ABC transporter permease — translated: MTATIPTPPVSPTPPTGSTADDRLLRTSPLRRLLGRPELGSVVGALAVFLFFALIADGFVRAAGLATVLYAASTIGIMAVPVALLMIGGEFDLSAGVMVTSSALISSMFSYQMTANVWVGVGVSLLVTLAIGFFNGFMLTRTELPSFIITLGTFLMLTGMNLGFTKLISGTVSTKTIADMEGFASAKVLFASVLTVGGVDFKVTILWWIGLVALASWILLRTRVGNWIFAVGGGKEAARAVGVPVAATKIGLYMGVSFAAWIAGQHLLFSFDAVQSGEGVGKELTYIIAAVIGGCLITGGYGSAIGSAVGALIFGMTDKGIVFAEWNPDWFKFFLGAMLLLATLLNAWVRKRAEATA